In Niveispirillum cyanobacteriorum, the following proteins share a genomic window:
- a CDS encoding RluA family pseudouridine synthase: MNEADLLSRLLYRDGLMLVLDKPAGIAVHAGPDTAKGKGDNLERHFDVLRFGFPKPPSLAHRLDRDTSGCLILGRHPKALRRLGILFQEGKVAKTYWAIALGHIADNSGKIDAGLTKVSDARRGWRMVIDKENGQASVTIWRVRGRGELPGIGPVSFMELNPKTGRTHQIRVHMQHLGHPLLGDPIYLPPGGAGKVGDMLHLHSRAITVPIQATKPPVTITAPVPPHMRAALAACGWAGEDASSLNPSATAVSPDQP, translated from the coding sequence ATGAACGAAGCCGATTTGCTTTCCCGCCTTCTTTACCGTGACGGCCTTATGCTGGTGCTGGACAAGCCGGCAGGCATCGCTGTGCATGCGGGACCGGACACGGCCAAGGGCAAGGGCGATAATCTGGAGCGGCATTTCGATGTGCTGCGCTTTGGCTTTCCAAAGCCACCATCGCTGGCCCACCGGCTGGACCGCGATACCTCAGGCTGCCTGATCTTAGGCCGGCACCCCAAGGCGCTGCGCCGGCTGGGCATCCTGTTTCAGGAAGGCAAGGTCGCCAAGACCTACTGGGCCATTGCCCTGGGCCATATAGCCGACAATAGCGGCAAGATCGATGCCGGCCTGACCAAGGTCAGCGATGCACGGCGCGGCTGGCGCATGGTCATCGACAAGGAGAACGGGCAAGCCTCCGTCACGATCTGGCGGGTGCGCGGGCGTGGAGAGTTGCCGGGCATCGGCCCTGTCAGTTTCATGGAACTGAACCCCAAGACGGGCCGTACCCATCAGATCCGGGTACATATGCAGCATCTGGGGCACCCGCTGCTGGGCGACCCGATCTATCTGCCGCCTGGCGGGGCGGGCAAGGTGGGGGACATGCTGCACCTGCATTCCCGCGCCATCACGGTGCCCATTCAGGCCACCAAGCCGCCCGTCACCATCACGGCCCCCGTCCCGCCCCATATGCGGGCAGCGCTGGCCGCCTGCGGCTGGGCGGGGGAGGACGCAAGCAGTCTCAATCCTTCGGCCACGGCTGTGTCACCAGACCAACCCTGA
- the coaBC gene encoding bifunctional phosphopantothenoylcysteine decarboxylase/phosphopantothenate--cysteine ligase CoaBC, producing the protein MSTAQSPVQSLAGRRVLLIVAGGIAAFKTPDLVRRLRERGASVRVVLTDGGAQFVTPLTLQAVSEDTVYQDLWSLTDESAMGHIQLSRSADVVLVAPATANILARMAHGLADDLATTVLLATDKPVLVAPAMNVRMYEHPATQANLALLAARGVGIIGPDDGAMACGEYGPGRMVEPLSIADHLAGWFAAQAAPKPLVGRHALVTSGPTHEPIDPVRYIANRSSGKQGHAVAAALAALGARVTLVSGPVRLPDPAGVNVVAVETASEMLTACRAALPADIFVAAAAVADWRVEAAGQKLKKRDGGGPPALTLTENPDILATLSTTGPYRPELVVGFAAETNDVVAYARAKRLRKGCDWIVANDVSPATGTFGGDRNSVHVIRADGTEEAWENLAKTEVASRLAAAISNHFVNGKK; encoded by the coding sequence TTGTCCACCGCGCAATCGCCTGTGCAATCACTCGCCGGCCGCCGCGTCCTGCTGATCGTTGCGGGGGGGATTGCCGCGTTCAAGACACCTGACCTTGTGCGCCGTCTGCGTGAACGCGGGGCGTCTGTGCGCGTGGTGCTGACCGATGGCGGGGCGCAGTTCGTGACGCCGTTGACCCTGCAGGCGGTTTCGGAGGACACAGTCTATCAGGATCTCTGGTCCCTGACCGACGAATCGGCCATGGGTCATATCCAGCTCTCGCGGTCGGCGGATGTGGTGCTGGTGGCCCCGGCCACTGCCAATATCCTGGCCCGCATGGCCCATGGTTTGGCTGATGACCTGGCGACTACGGTGCTGCTGGCCACCGACAAGCCGGTGCTGGTGGCGCCGGCCATGAATGTGCGGATGTATGAGCATCCGGCCACCCAGGCCAATCTGGCCCTGCTGGCCGCGCGTGGTGTCGGCATCATCGGCCCGGATGACGGGGCCATGGCCTGCGGTGAATATGGGCCGGGCCGCATGGTGGAACCGCTATCCATTGCCGACCATCTGGCCGGCTGGTTCGCCGCACAGGCAGCGCCGAAGCCGCTGGTCGGCCGCCATGCCCTAGTCACCAGCGGGCCCACCCATGAACCCATCGATCCCGTGCGCTACATCGCCAACCGGTCCAGCGGGAAGCAGGGCCACGCGGTTGCGGCGGCGCTGGCCGCGCTGGGCGCGCGCGTGACGCTGGTCAGTGGCCCTGTGCGCCTGCCTGACCCGGCGGGGGTGAATGTGGTGGCGGTGGAGACGGCGTCGGAGATGCTGACCGCCTGCCGTGCCGCACTTCCCGCTGACATCTTTGTCGCCGCCGCCGCCGTCGCCGACTGGCGGGTGGAGGCGGCGGGCCAGAAGCTGAAGAAGCGGGATGGCGGCGGACCGCCGGCCCTGACCCTGACCGAGAATCCCGACATCCTGGCCACCCTGTCGACCACCGGACCATACCGCCCGGAACTGGTGGTTGGTTTCGCTGCCGAAACGAATGATGTCGTGGCCTATGCCCGCGCCAAGCGGCTGCGCAAGGGCTGCGACTGGATCGTGGCAAACGATGTCTCACCCGCCACCGGCACCTTCGGCGGCGACCGCAATTCCGTGCATGTCATCCGCGCCGACGGCACAGAGGAAGCCTGGGAAAACCTGGCCAAGACCGAGGTGGCAAGCCGTCTGGCGGCCGCCATCAGCAATCATTTCGTAAACGGAAAGAAATAA
- the petA gene encoding ubiquinol-cytochrome c reductase iron-sulfur subunit, producing the protein MADTMHAGDGQTRRDFIYLAGAAMGGVGAAAALWPFIHSLNPAADTLALATIEVDLAPIQPGQAIKAMWRGKPVFIRNRTQEEIDAARAVPTAELIDPQPDQARVKEGKDNWLVLVGVCTHLGCIPLGTSSGESKGDFGGWFCPCHGSHYDTSGRIRKGPAPLNLHVPEYAFLTDTRVKIG; encoded by the coding sequence ATGGCGGACACCATGCATGCGGGCGACGGCCAGACCCGCCGCGACTTCATCTATCTGGCTGGCGCCGCCATGGGCGGTGTTGGTGCCGCTGCTGCTTTGTGGCCCTTCATCCACAGCCTGAACCCGGCCGCCGACACGTTGGCCCTGGCGACCATTGAGGTCGATCTGGCCCCGATCCAGCCGGGTCAGGCCATCAAGGCCATGTGGCGCGGCAAGCCGGTTTTCATCCGTAACCGCACCCAGGAAGAGATTGATGCCGCCCGCGCCGTTCCTACGGCCGAGCTGATCGATCCGCAGCCGGATCAGGCCCGTGTCAAGGAAGGCAAGGACAACTGGCTGGTGCTGGTCGGCGTCTGCACCCATTTGGGTTGCATTCCGCTGGGCACCTCCTCGGGCGAATCGAAGGGTGATTTTGGCGGGTGGTTCTGCCCCTGCCACGGGTCGCACTACGACACGTCCGGCCGTATCCGTAAGGGCCCCGCGCCCTTGAACCTGCACGTGCCGGAATACGCGTTCCTGACCGACACCCGCGTCAAGATCGGCTAA
- a CDS encoding GDYXXLXY domain-containing protein — protein sequence MRKEMLLRVALLLLPTLVLAGWALSLPLLRAAEPMMRVRLAGFDPRDLLRGHYLLARLDIAGLQPGRSGAGDCVCLTPGGADGRPGFIPLPACTPDVLSSCAYPLADPGRELRLYQSQERAVRLEALLRDAKVRVDVAVRFDGKGGIALEDVQVDGKSLPETE from the coding sequence ATGCGCAAGGAGATGCTGCTGCGCGTGGCCCTGTTGCTTCTGCCGACCCTGGTTCTGGCAGGCTGGGCTTTATCGCTGCCGCTGCTGCGCGCGGCGGAGCCGATGATGCGGGTCCGGCTGGCCGGGTTTGATCCGCGCGACCTGCTGCGCGGTCATTATCTGCTGGCGCGGCTGGATATTGCCGGGCTGCAGCCGGGGCGCTCAGGCGCGGGGGATTGCGTCTGCCTGACACCGGGTGGTGCCGATGGCCGGCCCGGCTTCATCCCCCTACCGGCCTGCACCCCGGACGTTCTGTCATCCTGCGCCTATCCGCTGGCCGATCCGGGACGGGAACTGCGGCTTTACCAGTCGCAGGAACGGGCTGTCCGGCTGGAGGCGCTGTTGCGTGATGCCAAGGTGCGGGTCGATGTCGCGGTGCGATTCGACGGCAAGGGCGGTATCGCGTTGGAAGATGTCCAGGTTGACGGCAAATCCCTGCCTGAAACCGAATAG
- a CDS encoding cytochrome b has translation MAHAPQSNFENPVVNWIDQRLPIFTMMNKEYGSFPTPRNFNYFWNFGALAMFVLVTMIVSGIFLAMHYTNNTLYAFDSVERIMRDVNWGWMIRYIHANGASMFFIVVYIHIFRGIYYGSYKAPRELIWIFGVVILLLMMGTAFMGYVLPWGQMSFWGATVITNLFSAIPVVGESIVTLLWGGFSVDNPTLNRFFALHYLLPFVLLAVVVLHVAALHITGSNNPLGVEPKGPQDTLPFHPYYTTKDIFGLTVFLIFFASFVFFAPNLLGHPDNYIPADPLVTPAHIVPEWYFLPFYAILRSITFSIGLPFTDVVLIPAKLGGVLAMFGSIAILFVLPWLDSSPVRSARFRPIFRWWVLLCLVPAFIMLGYAGGKPAEQPYVLIGQLGTVMYFAFFLLLPIIGRIEKPLPLPASIANPVLGGNAATAK, from the coding sequence ATGGCTCACGCCCCACAGTCCAATTTCGAGAACCCGGTGGTGAACTGGATCGACCAGCGCCTGCCGATCTTCACGATGATGAACAAGGAGTACGGGTCCTTCCCGACTCCGCGTAACTTCAATTATTTCTGGAACTTCGGCGCGCTCGCCATGTTCGTGCTGGTGACGATGATCGTCTCTGGCATCTTCCTGGCGATGCACTACACCAACAACACGTTGTATGCTTTCGACAGCGTCGAACGCATCATGCGCGACGTGAATTGGGGCTGGATGATCCGGTACATCCACGCCAACGGCGCGTCGATGTTCTTTATCGTCGTCTATATCCACATCTTCCGCGGTATCTATTACGGTTCCTACAAGGCGCCGCGCGAACTGATCTGGATCTTCGGCGTCGTCATCCTGCTGCTGATGATGGGCACGGCCTTTATGGGCTACGTGCTGCCCTGGGGTCAGATGTCGTTCTGGGGCGCCACCGTGATCACAAACTTGTTCTCGGCCATCCCGGTGGTGGGTGAGAGCATTGTGACCCTGCTCTGGGGTGGTTTCTCGGTCGATAACCCGACCCTGAACCGCTTCTTCGCGCTGCATTACCTGCTGCCGTTCGTGCTGCTGGCCGTCGTGGTCCTGCACGTCGCCGCCCTGCACATCACCGGGTCGAACAACCCGCTGGGTGTGGAGCCCAAGGGTCCGCAGGATACGCTGCCGTTCCACCCCTACTACACCACGAAGGACATTTTCGGCCTGACGGTCTTCCTGATCTTCTTCGCCTCCTTCGTGTTCTTCGCGCCGAACCTGCTGGGCCATCCGGATAACTACATTCCGGCCGATCCGCTGGTGACCCCGGCACATATTGTTCCGGAATGGTACTTCCTGCCGTTCTACGCGATCCTGCGCTCCATCACCTTCTCCATCGGTCTGCCGTTTACCGACGTCGTGCTGATCCCGGCGAAGCTGGGCGGCGTGCTGGCCATGTTCGGCTCCATCGCGATCCTGTTCGTCCTGCCCTGGCTGGACAGCTCGCCGGTTCGTTCGGCCCGTTTCCGTCCGATCTTCCGCTGGTGGGTGCTGCTGTGCCTTGTGCCGGCCTTCATCATGCTGGGTTATGCTGGCGGCAAGCCCGCTGAGCAGCCCTACGTGCTAATCGGCCAGTTGGGCACGGTTATGTACTTCGCCTTCTTCCTGCTCCTGCCGATCATCGGCCGGATCGAGAAGCCGCTGCCGCTGCCGGCCAGCATCGCCAACCCGGTTCTCGGCGGCAACGCCGCCACCGCCAAGTGA
- a CDS encoding MFS transporter — protein MTRMLICALLVMGTLLGLAGIDLVLPALPLLAGWPGGDAARAQLVIAAYVVGAMAGMLLFGTLAARFDRRFLLVGAMAAFGVLSGLSVLVTDLDLLIVLRAGQGLAGSAPAVFAPGIIRRLFDEVGAMRALALLGSIEAIAPGAAPLAGAALIAWAGWQAPFVAIALAALLVLVCLTAGLGILPGGRVEKRQGGSYGRLLRDPVFLRYGLSHGGVLGGLLIFVFGAPVTITAGMSGSMGDFVVMQAIGVTLFAVTANLAGGLARRFGIERMISIGTAMAFLSGILLLIFGWTGGGPVWMLSLLFAPMNIGLGLRGPPGFLRAIMAGGGDDDRASALVILFITGISSAGTALLAPFITLGLPALTLAVALVQAVGLATLILLPRLPD, from the coding sequence ATGACGCGGATGCTGATCTGCGCCTTGCTGGTCATGGGCACCCTTCTGGGGCTTGCGGGGATCGATCTGGTCCTGCCGGCGCTGCCGCTGCTGGCCGGCTGGCCAGGGGGTGATGCGGCGCGTGCGCAGCTGGTGATCGCCGCCTATGTGGTGGGTGCCATGGCGGGGATGCTGCTGTTCGGCACCCTGGCGGCGCGGTTTGACCGGCGCTTTCTGCTGGTGGGCGCCATGGCGGCATTCGGGGTCCTGTCGGGCCTATCCGTGCTGGTCACCGATCTGGATCTGCTGATCGTGCTGCGTGCCGGGCAGGGGCTGGCCGGGTCTGCCCCCGCCGTCTTTGCCCCCGGTATCATCCGCCGCCTGTTTGATGAAGTCGGGGCCATGCGCGCTCTGGCCCTGCTGGGTTCGATTGAGGCCATTGCACCGGGGGCGGCCCCGCTGGCCGGTGCCGCCCTGATCGCCTGGGCGGGATGGCAGGCGCCATTCGTGGCCATTGCCCTGGCGGCGTTGCTGGTGCTTGTCTGCCTGACGGCGGGTCTGGGCATCCTGCCGGGCGGACGGGTGGAGAAGCGGCAGGGCGGTTCCTATGGGCGGCTGCTGCGCGATCCCGTCTTCCTGCGCTATGGCCTGTCACATGGCGGGGTGCTGGGCGGGCTGCTGATCTTCGTATTCGGGGCACCCGTCACCATCACCGCTGGCATGAGCGGCAGCATGGGCGATTTCGTGGTGATGCAGGCCATCGGCGTCACCCTGTTCGCCGTAACCGCCAATCTGGCCGGCGGGCTGGCACGACGGTTCGGGATCGAACGCATGATCAGCATCGGCACGGCCATGGCCTTTCTGTCGGGCATCCTGCTGCTAATCTTCGGCTGGACGGGCGGCGGGCCGGTCTGGATGCTGTCGCTGCTGTTCGCGCCCATGAATATTGGGCTGGGCCTGCGCGGGCCGCCGGGTTTCCTGCGGGCCATCATGGCGGGGGGCGGCGATGATGACCGCGCATCGGCCCTGGTGATCCTGTTCATCACGGGCATTTCGTCGGCAGGCACCGCCCTGCTGGCTCCGTTCATCACTCTCGGCCTGCCGGCCTTGACCCTGGCGGTGGCTTTGGTACAGGCGGTGGGCCTAGCGACGTTGATCCTGCTGCCGCGTCTGCCGGACTGA
- a CDS encoding putative quinol monooxygenase has product MVREGRLIRVEVALTHLDAFMEYFGHNLRHSRQEPGCILFRAARSPSEEKEGGPAIFHVWEEFVDEAAVRSHHASAHFQHWSKWREAQGDAVVRVGLVTQPWPKD; this is encoded by the coding sequence ATGGTGCGTGAAGGCCGCTTGATCCGGGTGGAGGTCGCCCTGACCCATCTGGACGCGTTCATGGAGTATTTCGGCCATAACCTGCGCCATAGCCGGCAGGAGCCGGGCTGTATCCTGTTCCGTGCCGCCCGCTCCCCTTCCGAGGAGAAGGAGGGTGGCCCCGCCATCTTCCATGTCTGGGAGGAATTCGTCGATGAAGCGGCGGTGCGCAGCCATCACGCCTCGGCGCATTTTCAGCACTGGAGCAAATGGCGGGAAGCGCAGGGCGACGCCGTGGTCAGGGTTGGTCTGGTGACACAGCCGTGGCCGAAGGATTGA
- a CDS encoding HPP family protein has translation MPRHLLVRHEARHPHLAAHVKAGLGAAVTIAAAGWLAGVTHLPLLLAPFGASAVLLFAQAASPLAQPVNVIGGYLLAGLVTLLAHMALPADWWVVGLTVGAAITMMSLARLTHPPAGAMPVVVAGSTTMPALELLAIAVAGAAVMTTYAALHHRLPPRFDYPKRPAPVVS, from the coding sequence ATGCCGCGTCACCTGCTGGTCCGTCATGAAGCCCGCCACCCGCATCTGGCCGCCCATGTGAAGGCGGGTCTGGGGGCGGCGGTGACCATCGCGGCGGCGGGCTGGCTGGCCGGGGTGACGCATCTGCCGCTGCTGCTGGCGCCGTTCGGGGCCAGCGCCGTCCTGTTGTTCGCGCAGGCCGCCAGCCCGCTGGCACAGCCGGTGAACGTCATCGGTGGTTATCTGCTGGCCGGTCTGGTCACTCTGCTGGCCCATATGGCCCTGCCCGCCGACTGGTGGGTGGTGGGTCTGACGGTGGGAGCCGCCATCACCATGATGTCACTGGCCCGCCTGACCCATCCACCGGCGGGCGCCATGCCCGTGGTGGTAGCGGGATCAACCACCATGCCGGCCCTGGAGTTGCTGGCCATTGCGGTGGCCGGGGCCGCGGTTATGACCACCTACGCGGCCCTGCATCACCGTCTGCCGCCGCGTTTCGACTATCCCAAGCGCCCGGCCCCTGTCGTGAGCTGA
- a CDS encoding DUF2157 domain-containing protein → MGWGYGVDAKLADWRREGLISDDQAARIAVFEASRGNPKLALALALAVLGAFTIGVGIIAIIAANWDAIPIGPRLGLHILINLVLGGLVWHWAEREGPGTRVEGGVLLLSLSTLALIAHIGQSFQLQGSASGLMGGWLLLSTPFTLALARGGLNRWVWVLGLFTWAGALLSDHWDWLHDRRLSASILVLFLALLYLARLSPRPVPAVWARHLGQVAVAALIGGLTILLLVLRPLIDGVPEPDVMWDAGIGGAVGMVAIAAAHALSPGDRTGVRLAFGGLLALAPPLSVLPFLLDGTLAAIVTGVLFCLYWIALARLALLTERPGWFRLAVALIAVRVFVAYLDATGGLLATGFGLVLAGAVLLGLAFAARRVMAWGDARQPGEGA, encoded by the coding sequence ATGGGCTGGGGTTATGGTGTGGACGCGAAGCTGGCCGATTGGCGGCGCGAAGGGTTGATCAGCGATGATCAGGCTGCGCGCATCGCCGTGTTCGAGGCCAGCCGGGGTAACCCGAAGCTGGCGCTGGCTCTGGCTCTGGCGGTGCTAGGGGCGTTTACCATCGGTGTCGGCATCATCGCCATCATCGCCGCCAACTGGGACGCCATCCCCATCGGCCCGCGCCTGGGCCTGCATATCCTGATCAATCTGGTCTTGGGGGGCCTGGTCTGGCATTGGGCCGAGCGTGAGGGGCCGGGGACGCGGGTCGAAGGCGGGGTGCTGCTGCTATCCCTGTCCACCCTGGCCCTGATCGCGCATATCGGACAGAGTTTTCAGTTGCAGGGCAGCGCCAGCGGCCTGATGGGGGGATGGCTGCTGCTATCCACCCCCTTTACACTGGCCCTGGCACGCGGTGGGCTCAACCGCTGGGTCTGGGTCCTGGGCCTTTTCACCTGGGCCGGTGCCCTGCTGTCCGACCATTGGGATTGGCTGCATGACAGACGCCTGTCAGCCAGCATTCTGGTCCTGTTTCTGGCGCTGCTTTATCTGGCGCGGCTGTCGCCCCGGCCGGTGCCAGCGGTCTGGGCGCGCCATCTGGGGCAGGTGGCGGTGGCGGCGCTTATCGGCGGGCTGACCATCCTGCTATTGGTGCTGCGTCCCCTGATCGACGGGGTGCCGGAGCCTGATGTGATGTGGGATGCCGGCATTGGCGGGGCCGTGGGCATGGTGGCCATCGCCGCTGCCCATGCCCTGTCGCCGGGTGACCGGACGGGCGTGCGGCTGGCCTTTGGCGGGCTGCTCGCCCTGGCCCCGCCCTTGTCGGTCTTGCCCTTTCTGCTGGATGGCACCCTGGCCGCCATCGTGACGGGAGTGCTGTTCTGCCTCTACTGGATCGCGCTGGCCCGGCTGGCCTTGCTGACGGAACGACCGGGTTGGTTCCGCCTGGCCGTTGCATTAATCGCGGTACGGGTCTTTGTCGCCTATCTGGATGCCACGGGTGGATTGCTGGCCACCGGCTTCGGGTTGGTTCTGGCCGGGGCTGTGCTCCTGGGGTTGGCCTTTGCCGCGCGGCGGGTCATGGCGTGGGGTGACGCACGGCAGCCGGGGGAGGGGGCGTGA
- a CDS encoding cytochrome c1: MRRLRTLIAAGAMTIAGLTSTALAAGDAPLPPAQTWAHGGVNSFLSFFKGYDYASVQRGFQIYKEVCSACHSMHLLSYRNLHDVGFTEAEVKAIAAAQEINDGPNDQGEMFTRPGLPSDRFKNPFPNKQAAAAANGGKAPPDLSLIVKARAHHEDYIYALLTGYTDAPAGVELSPGSNYNKYFPGHAIAMAQPLYADGVTFTDGTKATIEQQAHDVTTFLAWAAEPKLEERRRVGLMVMLFLVFFAGIMYAAKRRLWSEVH; encoded by the coding sequence ATGCGTCGTCTTCGTACCCTTATCGCCGCAGGCGCCATGACCATTGCTGGCCTGACCAGCACGGCCCTGGCCGCCGGCGACGCGCCCCTGCCCCCGGCCCAGACCTGGGCCCATGGCGGGGTGAACAGCTTCCTGTCCTTCTTCAAGGGCTATGATTACGCTTCCGTGCAGCGCGGCTTCCAGATCTACAAGGAAGTCTGCTCTGCCTGCCATTCGATGCACCTGCTGTCGTACCGCAACCTGCACGACGTCGGTTTCACCGAAGCTGAAGTGAAGGCCATTGCCGCAGCGCAGGAAATCAACGACGGCCCCAACGATCAGGGTGAGATGTTCACCCGTCCGGGCCTGCCGTCGGACCGTTTCAAGAACCCGTTCCCGAACAAGCAGGCCGCGGCGGCCGCCAATGGCGGTAAGGCTCCCCCGGACCTGTCGCTGATCGTGAAGGCGCGTGCCCATCACGAGGACTACATCTACGCGCTGCTGACCGGCTACACAGACGCTCCTGCAGGCGTCGAACTGTCGCCGGGCAGCAACTACAACAAGTACTTCCCCGGCCACGCCATCGCCATGGCACAGCCGCTCTATGCCGATGGCGTGACGTTCACGGACGGCACCAAGGCGACGATTGAGCAGCAGGCCCATGACGTGACGACCTTCCTGGCCTGGGCTGCTGAGCCAAAGCTGGAAGAGCGCCGCCGCGTCGGCCTGATGGTCATGCTGTTCCTGGTGTTCTTCGCCGGCATCATGTACGCCGCGAAGCGTCGCCTGTGGTCGGAAGTCCACTGA
- the dut gene encoding dUTP diphosphatase, with protein MSDISISIRRLPHGADLALPAYATALSAGMDLLAAVAEPVTLESGQRKLIPTGIAIALPAGFEAQIRPRSGLALKNGISLVNSPGTIDADYRGEIGVIVINHGDQPFTVERGTRIAQMVIARHERAVWTEVDNLDETARGAGGFGSTGTKG; from the coding sequence ATGTCGGATATCAGCATTTCCATCCGCCGCCTGCCGCATGGCGCCGATCTGGCCCTGCCGGCGTATGCTACGGCCCTGTCCGCCGGCATGGACCTGCTGGCCGCCGTTGCGGAGCCGGTGACCCTGGAATCGGGTCAGCGCAAGCTGATCCCGACGGGCATCGCCATCGCCCTGCCGGCAGGGTTTGAGGCGCAGATCCGGCCGCGTTCCGGTCTGGCCCTTAAGAACGGTATCAGCCTGGTTAACAGCCCCGGCACCATTGATGCCGATTACCGGGGGGAGATCGGCGTGATCGTCATTAATCATGGCGACCAGCCCTTTACCGTGGAGCGCGGCACCCGCATCGCACAGATGGTGATCGCCCGGCATGAACGGGCCGTCTGGACGGAAGTAGACAATCTTGACGAAACCGCGCGCGGGGCCGGCGGTTTTGGATCAACCGGCACCAAGGGCTGA
- the cysK gene encoding cysteine synthase A, whose translation MSASPEFRGKIYDSILDTIGATPLVRLNRLAAKHGVVADVVAKLEFFNPLSSVKDRIGKALIEAAEAEGKISPDRTVLIEPTSGNTGIALAFVAAAKGYRLILTMPESMSIERRKMLKLLGAELVLTPAPQGMKGAIAKAEELLASTPGAYVLQQFKNPANPAIHRATTAEEIWNDTAGKADILISGVGTGGTLTGVAQVLKERKPGFKVVAVEPEDSPVLSGGLPGPHKIQGIGAGFVPDILDKDLIDEVLRISNVRAFELSRDAAKTEGIAVGISSGAALAAAFEVGARAENKGKLIVVVLPSFAERYLSTALFEGLE comes from the coding sequence ATGTCTGCCAGCCCTGAATTCCGTGGCAAGATCTATGACAGCATTCTGGACACGATCGGCGCCACGCCGCTGGTCCGGCTGAACCGGCTGGCGGCCAAGCATGGCGTCGTGGCCGATGTCGTTGCCAAGTTGGAATTCTTCAACCCGCTGTCCAGCGTGAAGGACCGTATCGGCAAGGCCTTGATCGAGGCGGCGGAGGCCGAGGGCAAGATTTCGCCCGACCGTACCGTCCTGATCGAACCGACCTCGGGCAATACCGGCATCGCGCTGGCTTTCGTCGCCGCCGCCAAGGGCTACCGCCTGATCCTGACCATGCCGGAGAGCATGTCGATTGAGCGGCGCAAGATGCTGAAGCTGCTGGGCGCTGAGCTGGTCCTCACCCCCGCGCCGCAGGGTATGAAGGGCGCTATCGCCAAGGCCGAGGAACTGCTGGCCAGCACGCCCGGCGCCTACGTCCTGCAACAGTTCAAGAACCCGGCCAACCCGGCCATCCACCGCGCCACCACGGCGGAGGAGATTTGGAACGACACGGCGGGCAAGGCCGATATCCTGATTTCCGGTGTTGGAACCGGCGGCACCCTGACGGGCGTGGCCCAGGTGCTGAAGGAGCGCAAGCCCGGCTTCAAGGTCGTGGCGGTGGAGCCGGAGGACAGCCCCGTCCTCTCCGGCGGTCTGCCCGGCCCGCATAAGATTCAGGGGATTGGGGCTGGCTTCGTGCCCGACATCCTGGACAAGGACCTGATCGACGAGGTGCTGCGCATCTCCAACGTTCGCGCGTTTGAGCTGTCGCGTGACGCTGCCAAGACCGAAGGCATCGCCGTCGGCATTTCGTCCGGTGCGGCCTTGGCTGCGGCATTCGAGGTGGGGGCGCGGGCCGAGAACAAGGGCAAGCTGATCGTCGTCGTCCTGCCCAGCTTCGCCGAGCGCTACCTGTCCACGGCCCTGTTCGAGGGGCTGGAGTAA
- a CDS encoding RrF2 family transcriptional regulator, which produces MLRISKKLMFAIETVLDIAYNAGSAPVQSAEITQRQGIPKRYLEQVLQALVRAGVLAGVRGPKGGYRLAKERRRITVAEIVRVVRALEQATDPIEEEVGAELGRQVVRPLWAELQDEVMARLEQTSIEDLCVRAHQAGVASEAASKLDFSI; this is translated from the coding sequence ATGCTGCGCATATCCAAGAAACTGATGTTCGCCATCGAGACGGTGCTGGACATCGCCTATAATGCCGGTTCCGCGCCGGTGCAGTCGGCGGAGATTACGCAGCGCCAGGGCATCCCCAAACGCTACCTTGAGCAGGTGTTACAGGCCCTGGTACGGGCCGGTGTCCTGGCGGGTGTGCGCGGGCCTAAGGGCGGCTATCGTCTGGCCAAGGAACGCCGCCGTATCACGGTGGCCGAGATTGTGCGCGTCGTCCGCGCCCTGGAACAGGCCACCGATCCGATTGAGGAAGAGGTGGGCGCGGAACTGGGCCGGCAGGTGGTGCGCCCCCTCTGGGCCGAGCTTCAGGACGAGGTGATGGCGCGCCTGGAACAGACCAGCATCGAAGACCTGTGCGTGCGCGCCCATCAGGCCGGGGTGGCCAGCGAGGCCGCTTCCAAACTCGATTTCAGCATTTAG